The Mycolicibacterium fluoranthenivorans genome has a window encoding:
- a CDS encoding DUF4233 domain-containing protein yields the protein MTTPATPTDPWKSFRGVMAGTLILEAIVVLLALPVVSFGKGGLTWVSGGFLIGMTVLLVLLSGVQGRPGAIWINFGVQLVLVAGAFIHWGIGFIGVVFALVWALLIVLRGEVKRRQERGLLPGQQDAPD from the coding sequence ATGACGACGCCGGCGACACCGACCGATCCGTGGAAGAGCTTCCGCGGTGTGATGGCCGGAACCCTGATTCTGGAGGCCATCGTCGTGCTGCTGGCCCTGCCGGTGGTGTCCTTCGGCAAGGGCGGTCTGACCTGGGTGTCCGGCGGCTTCCTGATCGGGATGACCGTGCTGCTGGTGCTGCTGTCCGGAGTGCAGGGCCGCCCGGGCGCCATCTGGATCAACTTCGGGGTGCAGTTGGTGCTCGTCGCAGGTGCCTTCATCCATTGGGGCATCGGCTTCATCGGGGTGGTCTTCGCATTGGTCTGGGCGTTGTTGATCGTCCTGCGGGGTGAGGTCAAGCGCCGGCAGGAGCGTGGACTGCTGCCCGGCCAGCAGGATGCGCCGGATTGA